A single Mesomycoplasma ovipneumoniae DNA region contains:
- a CDS encoding DNA-directed RNA polymerase subunit beta', whose amino-acid sequence MNTKVSRQYAKIYENSIEKISLALATPQDVLDWSRGEVTRPETINYKTFKPERGGLFDELIFGPLVDFKCSICGRKYRKANENQLCIATKECQISKSQIMSKLSRRYAMGHIALNTPILHFWFFKIDHSIVAKLLGLKVFEGDKLTSNISKTALEQLIYYKSHIVLETGGLKSLQKNKIIDISEAGLIYKNALVEILETYEPETDEYEAVAEALSELTDLASSKIGREYGIDYYELNEVIQEFSDARIATGTEAIEYLLDKLDLHAEKKQVEAELAVLQKQSHQNKKVVIKNQKRDKLYKRLQVINAFINSGQDPKSMIIKNLPVIPADLRPLVQLDGSRHSTSDCNELYRRIIIRNNRLKRWKESEAPVIIIQNEMRMLQEAIDALIDNQKKTTNQVTTKENRPLKSISDSLTGKKGRFRQNLLGKRVDYSGRSVIVVGPKLKMHQAGLPRKMAAVLFEPWIIRNLIQEKKVGSIKSARKMIEEENPIIWPHVAKVIKTRPIILNRAPTLHRLSIQAFEPVLVRAKAIQLHPLVTAGFNADFDGDQMAVHIPISPEAVRETRELMFADKNILGPKDGEPIVNPSQDMVLGLYYLSQEKAGAKGEGSFFSSYDEMLKAYEFRSVELHARVVLPFESVKPLVGKNSRGHIISTVGKFILNNIFPENFPFIFDHNVDELELNYPRQIKKYVLPYGTNFRDYIQNLGINEPLNKKAIAKIVRQIFDTYDGVLAKEDIANVIDQLDFENYQDCILIYEKLRDYKGEKLPISHLAKLSEFTIFEFDQLFKRQQQAGRAEIYRVFEDHEKVDLLEKIWFKYNNMVSSILDKIKDLGFHYSTISGTSIAISDIKVAPKKHEFIAEGEKYISQLNNFFNQGLITDDERYVLAIAKWTQIKNEIQDDLNESIVNEAHNSLVMMMKSGARGNISNFVQLAGMRGLMANNVKALKVDAENERVVRSIVEVPVKSSFVEGLTSFEFYSSTHGARKGLTDTALNTAKSGYLTRRLVDVAQNIVVAADDCFSDFGFVVKDIIDTKTNTIIVPLIERIEGRFLNKDVYDSKGNKIASGGQLVNLQIAKQIANAGVKKVEIRSILSCHIKNSVCKKCYGKDLATNRLVSIGEAVGIIAAQSIGEPGTQLTMRTFHTGGVANVEDITGGFTRLIELIDSHEHPWGRPAKISPYYGTITKISDLSEKNATSKGLLITIDYKNAQGEKAEHMVRVEQNQKLRVQVGDKVIPGQKLVEGPIILKELLAISDARTLQNYLLKEIQRIYRMQGITISDKYIEIIIRQMLSKIQITESGDSNFFIGSIVDISDYQEVNGQLISEGKNPAFGNIIVKGAKQIPLLSNSFLAAASYQETSKILVHSVISSQADKLEGLKENIIVGHKIPAGTNSNYEPKSKFDIRDPFSFFMKTSR is encoded by the coding sequence ATGAACACAAAGGTTTCTCGCCAGTATGCAAAAATTTACGAAAATTCAATCGAAAAAATTTCCCTTGCACTCGCAACCCCTCAAGATGTCCTTGACTGATCTCGCGGTGAAGTAACCCGCCCTGAGACAATAAATTACAAAACTTTCAAACCTGAAAGAGGCGGACTTTTTGATGAGTTAATTTTTGGTCCACTTGTTGATTTTAAATGTTCAATTTGTGGACGAAAATACCGTAAAGCTAACGAAAATCAACTCTGTATTGCCACAAAAGAGTGTCAAATTTCAAAATCACAAATAATGTCAAAATTGTCCCGTCGTTATGCAATGGGTCATATTGCACTTAATACGCCGATTTTGCACTTTTGATTTTTCAAAATCGATCACTCGATTGTTGCAAAACTTTTAGGTCTAAAAGTTTTTGAGGGTGATAAATTAACTTCCAACATTTCAAAAACAGCCTTAGAACAGCTTATTTATTATAAGTCTCACATTGTTCTTGAAACTGGTGGTCTAAAATCACTGCAAAAAAATAAAATAATTGACATTTCCGAGGCAGGTTTAATTTACAAAAATGCACTTGTCGAAATTCTTGAAACTTATGAGCCTGAAACTGATGAATATGAAGCAGTTGCTGAAGCTCTTTCAGAATTAACTGACCTTGCCTCAAGTAAAATAGGCCGTGAATACGGGATAGATTATTACGAACTTAACGAAGTAATTCAGGAATTTTCTGATGCCCGAATTGCAACAGGAACTGAAGCAATTGAGTATTTGCTTGATAAATTAGACTTACATGCTGAAAAAAAACAAGTAGAAGCTGAACTTGCAGTTTTACAAAAACAATCTCACCAAAATAAAAAAGTTGTCATAAAAAACCAAAAACGCGACAAACTCTATAAAAGATTGCAAGTAATTAACGCTTTTATTAATTCAGGCCAAGATCCTAAATCAATGATTATTAAAAATCTTCCGGTAATTCCGGCCGATTTAAGACCACTGGTTCAACTTGATGGTTCACGTCATTCAACAAGTGATTGTAATGAACTTTATCGTCGAATTATAATTCGAAATAACCGTCTAAAAAGATGAAAAGAATCCGAAGCACCTGTAATTATTATCCAAAATGAGATGAGAATGCTTCAAGAAGCAATCGATGCTCTAATTGACAATCAGAAAAAAACAACTAACCAAGTAACAACAAAAGAAAACCGTCCTTTGAAGTCAATTTCTGACTCACTTACCGGAAAAAAAGGAAGATTTCGTCAAAACTTACTTGGAAAACGTGTTGACTATTCAGGTCGTTCAGTTATTGTCGTTGGTCCAAAACTAAAAATGCACCAAGCCGGACTGCCGCGGAAAATGGCCGCTGTTCTTTTTGAGCCTTGAATTATCCGTAATTTAATTCAAGAAAAAAAAGTCGGCTCAATTAAGTCAGCCCGTAAAATGATTGAAGAAGAAAATCCAATTATTTGACCTCATGTTGCAAAAGTTATTAAAACTAGACCGATAATTCTTAACCGTGCTCCAACCTTGCACCGACTTTCAATTCAAGCTTTTGAACCAGTTTTAGTTCGAGCAAAGGCAATTCAACTTCATCCACTAGTTACTGCCGGGTTTAATGCTGACTTTGACGGTGACCAAATGGCCGTACACATTCCAATTTCACCTGAAGCTGTTCGTGAAACTAGAGAATTAATGTTTGCTGACAAAAACATTTTAGGGCCAAAAGATGGTGAGCCAATCGTTAACCCTTCTCAAGACATGGTGCTTGGACTTTATTATTTATCCCAAGAAAAAGCTGGTGCAAAAGGTGAAGGATCATTCTTTTCATCTTATGATGAAATGTTAAAAGCCTATGAATTTCGATCTGTAGAACTTCATGCAAGAGTTGTTTTACCTTTTGAGTCAGTCAAACCTTTGGTTGGAAAAAATTCACGTGGACACATAATTTCAACAGTTGGTAAATTTATTTTAAATAATATTTTCCCTGAAAATTTCCCATTTATTTTTGACCACAATGTTGATGAATTAGAACTAAATTATCCCCGTCAAATTAAAAAATATGTCTTGCCTTACGGTACAAATTTCCGTGATTACATTCAAAATTTAGGAATTAATGAACCTTTAAACAAAAAAGCAATTGCTAAAATTGTAAGACAAATTTTTGACACCTATGACGGAGTTCTTGCAAAAGAAGATATTGCCAATGTTATTGACCAGTTAGACTTTGAAAATTATCAAGACTGTATTTTAATTTACGAAAAACTTCGTGATTACAAAGGGGAAAAATTACCAATTTCTCACCTTGCAAAACTGTCTGAATTTACAATTTTTGAGTTTGACCAGTTATTTAAACGCCAACAACAAGCCGGAAGAGCCGAAATTTACCGTGTTTTTGAAGATCACGAAAAAGTTGACCTCCTCGAAAAAATTTGATTCAAATACAACAACATGGTTTCTTCAATTCTTGATAAAATTAAAGATCTTGGATTTCACTACTCAACAATTTCAGGAACCTCAATTGCAATTAGTGACATTAAAGTCGCACCTAAAAAACACGAATTTATCGCCGAAGGTGAAAAATATATTAGTCAACTTAATAACTTTTTCAATCAAGGTCTAATCACTGATGATGAAAGATATGTCCTGGCGATTGCAAAATGAACCCAAATTAAGAACGAAATTCAAGACGACCTTAATGAATCAATCGTAAATGAAGCCCACAACTCGCTGGTAATGATGATGAAATCTGGAGCTAGAGGTAATATTTCTAACTTCGTCCAACTTGCCGGAATGCGTGGTTTGATGGCCAACAACGTTAAGGCCTTGAAGGTCGATGCTGAAAATGAACGTGTTGTTCGTTCAATTGTTGAAGTTCCAGTTAAGTCATCGTTTGTTGAGGGTCTAACTTCATTTGAATTTTACTCTTCAACTCACGGAGCTAGAAAAGGTCTAACCGATACAGCCCTTAACACTGCAAAATCAGGATATCTAACTCGAAGACTGGTTGACGTTGCCCAAAACATTGTTGTTGCAGCGGACGACTGTTTTTCAGATTTTGGCTTTGTAGTTAAAGACATAATTGACACTAAAACTAACACAATAATAGTTCCTTTAATTGAAAGAATCGAAGGTCGCTTTTTAAATAAAGATGTCTATGATTCAAAAGGAAATAAAATTGCTAGCGGCGGACAACTTGTTAATCTCCAAATTGCAAAACAAATCGCAAATGCTGGTGTTAAAAAAGTGGAAATTCGTTCAATTTTGTCCTGTCATATCAAAAATAGTGTCTGCAAAAAATGTTACGGAAAAGATTTGGCAACAAACCGTTTAGTTTCAATTGGTGAGGCTGTCGGAATTATTGCTGCTCAGTCAATCGGTGAGCCAGGAACTCAGTTAACGATGAGAACTTTCCACACCGGAGGGGTTGCCAACGTTGAAGATATTACAGGTGGATTTACCCGTCTAATTGAACTAATTGACTCTCACGAACATCCTTGAGGTCGGCCAGCAAAAATTTCACCTTATTATGGAACAATCACTAAAATTTCTGATCTGTCCGAAAAAAATGCCACAAGCAAAGGACTTTTAATTACAATTGACTATAAAAATGCTCAAGGCGAAAAAGCCGAACATATGGTCCGTGTTGAGCAAAATCAGAAACTTCGAGTTCAAGTTGGCGACAAAGTTATTCCAGGTCAAAAACTTGTTGAAGGACCAATTATTCTAAAAGAATTATTGGCAATTTCTGATGCTAGAACACTTCAGAACTACCTTCTAAAAGAAATTCAAAGAATCTACCGTATGCAAGGAATAACAATTTCTGACAAATATATTGAAATTATTATTCGCCAAATGTTGTCAAAAATTCAAATTACTGAAAGTGGCGATTCTAATTTCTTCATTGGATCAATTGTTGACATTAGCGACTATCAAGAAGTCAATGGCCAACTAATTTCTGAAGGAAAAAATCCTGCTTTTGGAAACATAATTGTCAAAGGTGCTAAACAAATTCCACTGCTTTCAAACTCATTTTTGGCCGCGGCAAGTTATCAAGAAACATCCAAAATCCTTGTTCATTCAGTTATCTCATCACAAGCTGACAAATTAGAAGGACTTAAAGAAAACATAATTGTCGGCCACAAAATTCCTGCTGGAACAAATTCAAATTATGAACCTAAGTCCAAATTTGACATCCGTGATCCATTCAGTTTTTTCATGAAAACTTCACGCTAA
- a CDS encoding DNA-directed RNA polymerase subunit beta has protein sequence MNQLFKLKSYGIGTQRRFYGKTNNTLETPDFLDSLRESFDWFLSTGIAQAFDKIFPIVSSNGKLEIKFRPDSIRVEKPENEYLAIREAKIKGKTYAARVYVTLVKIQVEDGEMEEQEILLSEFPFMTQGGTFIINGFEKVIVSQLIRSPGVCFRENVRNRQADDLFNKVEIIPQLGSWMEIFHKVTGNQVDTVKFRVDKHKNIPLMAFLKSLGFTNETIRKYFGNSPELQESIRRHKIDSIDENLESIYRIIRKDDRVTEDGLKNLIPSIIFNERRYNLSVTGRYMLNSKLNLIDRISQTYLAEDLVNKEGEILYQKGLYISRSIAIEIQEKFNNSEFELSTIEGVDSTIYARQLQISRNERLGERIYVAIVKVWPNKKAMIQETEPVSVIATDPSLTETTLVLSDIIAIVSYYFNLLHNLGKNDDPDSLINKRIVSVGELLQNQFLIALTKIEKNSKERISSKSDLSQLTVKSIINNKPIYNQFKNFFNSSKLSQFMDQINPLGETANKRRVTSLGPGGLNRDTAQFEVRDVHATHYGRICPVETPEGQNIGLILNFSVFSRTNKYGFIMTPYYKVTNRVVDFSKVHWLTAAEEFGLSFAQSSIEIDENNKIIADKLTVRKNQTYLVLDANQVDYIDVSSMQMTSISASAIPFLENNDANRALMGSNMQRQAVPLIKPEAPLVATGIEADIARFSATNIRAVEDGKVIFVDAKKIVVNSENSTKTYFLRAFEKSNQETLILQKPTVKVGDFVKKGQLICDGPSTENGELALGKNVLVAFSTWYGYNYEDAIIISEKLVKDDVFTSIHIQEQTIKFRSSKAGNDILTAEVPNASARSRAHLDANGIVIVGSEVDTGDILVGRTSPKGEDNPTAEEKLMAAIWGKKALAQKDTSLRVKNGEGGTVIDVQILSRDQGDNLEEGVGMLVKILIAQKRKIKVGDKMAGRHGNKGVVSVVLPVEDMPFLEDGTPIDIVLNPQGVPSRMNIGQVLELHLGMAAKKLDTKFVTPVFDGIKIDTIQDLFKEANIPQSGKFKLIDGITGQPFENPVSVGYMYMLKLQHMVDDKMHARSIGPYSLTTQQPLGGKSQNGGQRFGEMETWALESFGAASVLSELLTYKSDNIQGRNLLYNNIISGGQIPRPGTPESFNVLAYELRGLLIKLEVHKKHLFDEPEVEAPNNLEFAEIPSEIIDEYDEFPGEGRRQIDYNDDQYDFDEENIDFD, from the coding sequence ATGAACCAATTATTTAAGCTAAAATCTTATGGCATAGGAACCCAGCGCCGTTTTTACGGAAAGACAAATAATACACTAGAAACGCCAGATTTCTTAGATTCCTTGCGTGAATCTTTTGACTGGTTTTTAAGCACTGGAATTGCACAAGCATTTGATAAAATTTTTCCAATTGTTTCTTCAAACGGTAAATTGGAAATTAAATTTCGTCCTGATTCAATTAGAGTTGAAAAACCTGAAAATGAATATTTAGCAATCCGTGAAGCTAAAATTAAAGGTAAAACTTATGCTGCTAGAGTTTATGTTACTTTAGTTAAAATTCAAGTTGAAGATGGTGAAATGGAAGAACAAGAAATTCTACTTTCTGAATTTCCATTTATGACCCAAGGCGGAACTTTTATTATAAATGGCTTTGAAAAAGTTATTGTTTCACAATTAATTCGCTCTCCAGGTGTTTGTTTTCGTGAAAATGTTCGAAATCGTCAAGCTGATGACCTTTTTAATAAGGTCGAAATTATCCCGCAACTTGGTTCATGAATGGAAATTTTCCACAAAGTTACTGGAAACCAAGTTGACACAGTTAAGTTTCGTGTTGACAAACATAAAAACATCCCTTTAATGGCGTTTTTAAAAAGTCTTGGTTTTACAAACGAAACAATTCGTAAGTATTTTGGAAATTCACCAGAATTACAAGAATCAATTCGCCGTCACAAAATTGACTCAATTGACGAAAATCTTGAGTCAATTTATCGCATAATTCGTAAAGATGACCGTGTTACTGAAGATGGTCTAAAAAACCTAATTCCGTCAATTATTTTCAATGAAAGACGTTATAATCTGTCAGTAACAGGTCGTTACATGTTAAATTCAAAGTTGAATTTAATTGACCGAATTTCCCAGACTTATCTTGCTGAAGATTTAGTAAATAAAGAAGGCGAAATTTTATACCAAAAAGGACTTTACATAAGTCGCTCAATTGCTATTGAAATTCAGGAAAAATTCAATAACTCTGAGTTTGAATTGTCCACAATTGAAGGTGTAGATTCAACTATTTATGCTCGTCAGTTACAAATTAGCCGTAATGAACGTCTTGGTGAAAGAATTTATGTTGCAATTGTAAAAGTTTGACCAAACAAAAAAGCGATGATTCAAGAAACTGAACCTGTAAGCGTAATTGCAACAGATCCAAGTTTGACCGAAACTACTTTGGTTTTATCAGATATAATTGCGATTGTTTCATATTACTTTAATTTACTGCACAATTTAGGGAAAAATGACGATCCTGATTCATTAATTAATAAAAGAATCGTTAGTGTTGGTGAACTTTTACAAAATCAGTTTTTAATTGCCCTTACTAAAATTGAAAAAAACAGTAAGGAGAGAATTTCTTCAAAATCTGATTTATCACAGCTAACTGTAAAATCAATTATTAATAATAAGCCAATTTATAATCAGTTTAAAAATTTCTTTAACTCCTCAAAATTATCACAATTTATGGATCAAATCAATCCATTAGGAGAAACAGCTAATAAAAGACGGGTGACTTCACTTGGTCCAGGTGGTTTAAATCGTGATACTGCTCAATTTGAGGTTCGGGACGTTCATGCAACTCATTATGGTCGTATTTGTCCTGTTGAGACTCCTGAAGGGCAAAATATCGGTCTAATTCTTAACTTTTCAGTTTTTTCACGCACAAATAAATATGGTTTTATAATGACTCCTTATTATAAAGTCACAAATCGTGTTGTTGATTTTAGCAAAGTTCACTGACTAACTGCAGCCGAAGAATTTGGACTTAGTTTTGCTCAGTCTTCAATCGAAATTGATGAAAACAACAAAATTATTGCCGACAAATTAACCGTTCGTAAAAATCAGACATATTTGGTTCTTGATGCAAATCAAGTCGATTATATCGACGTTTCTTCAATGCAAATGACATCAATTTCGGCTTCAGCAATTCCTTTCTTGGAAAACAATGACGCTAACCGTGCACTTATGGGTTCAAACATGCAACGTCAAGCCGTTCCGTTAATTAAACCAGAGGCACCACTAGTTGCAACAGGAATTGAAGCAGATATTGCCCGTTTTTCAGCAACAAATATTCGTGCCGTTGAAGATGGAAAAGTTATTTTTGTTGATGCAAAAAAAATCGTTGTTAATTCCGAAAATTCAACAAAAACTTATTTTTTACGGGCTTTTGAAAAATCAAACCAAGAAACATTAATTTTACAAAAACCAACTGTAAAAGTCGGCGACTTTGTTAAAAAAGGTCAACTAATTTGTGATGGTCCATCAACCGAAAATGGTGAACTCGCCCTTGGTAAAAATGTGCTTGTTGCTTTTAGTACTTGATATGGCTACAACTACGAAGATGCGATCATCATTAGTGAAAAGCTCGTAAAAGACGACGTTTTTACCTCAATTCACATTCAAGAACAGACAATAAAATTCCGTTCATCTAAGGCAGGAAATGACATTCTAACCGCTGAAGTGCCAAATGCTTCGGCCAGATCACGTGCTCATCTTGATGCAAACGGGATTGTAATTGTTGGTTCAGAAGTTGATACTGGTGATATTTTAGTCGGAAGAACTTCGCCAAAAGGAGAAGACAACCCAACAGCCGAAGAAAAATTAATGGCCGCAATTTGAGGTAAAAAAGCCTTAGCACAAAAAGATACCTCACTCCGGGTAAAAAACGGTGAAGGTGGAACTGTAATTGATGTCCAAATTCTTTCTCGAGATCAAGGTGATAATCTCGAAGAAGGTGTTGGAATGCTTGTCAAAATTTTGATCGCCCAAAAAAGAAAAATCAAAGTGGGCGACAAAATGGCTGGACGCCACGGAAATAAAGGTGTTGTTTCTGTTGTTCTCCCAGTTGAAGACATGCCATTTTTAGAAGACGGAACACCTATTGACATTGTCTTAAATCCCCAAGGTGTGCCATCACGTATGAATATCGGTCAAGTTTTAGAACTTCACCTTGGTATGGCGGCAAAAAAACTTGATACAAAATTTGTTACCCCTGTTTTTGATGGTATCAAAATTGACACCATTCAAGATTTATTTAAAGAAGCTAACATTCCTCAGTCAGGAAAATTTAAATTAATTGACGGAATTACAGGTCAACCTTTTGAAAATCCAGTTTCAGTTGGCTACATGTACATGCTTAAATTGCAACATATGGTCGACGATAAAATGCATGCAAGATCAATCGGTCCTTATTCCTTAACAACCCAACAGCCCTTAGGTGGAAAATCACAAAACGGTGGACAAAGATTCGGGGAAATGGAAACTTGAGCGCTCGAGTCTTTTGGGGCTGCATCTGTTTTATCAGAACTTTTAACTTATAAATCTGATAATATTCAAGGTCGAAATTTACTTTATAATAATATAATTTCCGGTGGACAAATTCCGCGGCCAGGAACACCTGAGTCATTCAATGTTTTGGCTTACGAACTTCGTGGACTTTTAATTAAACTGGAAGTTCACAAAAAACATCTCTTTGATGAGCCAGAAGTTGAGGCACCAAATAATCTTGAATTTGCCGAAATTCCATCTGAAATTATTGACGAATATGATGAATTTCCCGGTGAAGGACGTCGTCAAATTGACTACAACGACGATCAGTATGACTTTGATGAAGAAAACATCGATTTTGACTAA
- the rplL gene encoding 50S ribosomal protein L7/L12 yields MAKITKEQFIESLKEMTIKEVMEFVDALKEEFGVDPSAVAVAAAPEAAAEVKSEVKLTLKAAGQQKVAVIKVIKDMLGLSLMDAKKLVDAAPSVIKEAIKPEEAEEYKAKLVEAGAEVSID; encoded by the coding sequence ATGGCTAAAATTACTAAAGAACAATTTATCGAGTCATTGAAAGAAATGACAATTAAAGAAGTAATGGAATTTGTTGATGCTCTTAAAGAAGAATTTGGGGTAGATCCTTCTGCTGTTGCTGTTGCAGCTGCTCCAGAAGCTGCCGCTGAAGTAAAATCTGAAGTTAAATTAACTCTAAAAGCAGCCGGACAACAAAAAGTTGCTGTTATAAAAGTTATTAAAGATATGCTTGGATTAAGTTTGATGGATGCTAAAAAACTTGTTGATGCAGCACCTTCTGTCATAAAAGAAGCAATAAAACCTGAAGAAGCTGAGGAATACAAAGCTAAATTAGTAGAAGCCGGAGCTGAAGTTTCTATTGATTAA
- the rplJ gene encoding 50S ribosomal protein L10, producing the protein MNAFRQKKAEIITEIRDLLEKSSSLAIAEYRGLSVAELESLRQELKKSGVFTRIYKNRLFKIAADELGFSNLKSELVGPNLFAFGLEDPIAPAKIITKVAKDQPLLILKGGIYEKSVVTPQENTAIASLPNYTEAITMLASSLQSPLKQLAFGLKLLIDEQKITA; encoded by the coding sequence TTGAACGCTTTTCGCCAAAAAAAGGCAGAAATAATTACTGAAATTAGAGATTTGCTCGAGAAATCTTCTTCTTTAGCAATTGCTGAATATCGTGGACTTTCAGTCGCTGAACTAGAAAGTTTGCGTCAGGAACTAAAGAAATCAGGTGTTTTTACTAGAATTTATAAAAATCGACTTTTCAAAATTGCAGCAGATGAACTCGGTTTTTCTAATCTAAAATCAGAATTAGTGGGTCCAAATTTATTTGCTTTTGGTCTTGAAGACCCAATTGCACCCGCTAAAATTATTACAAAAGTCGCAAAAGATCAGCCTTTATTAATATTAAAAGGTGGGATTTATGAAAAAAGTGTTGTTACACCGCAAGAAAATACCGCTATTGCTTCACTTCCAAATTACACTGAAGCAATTACAATGCTTGCTTCTTCTCTTCAAAGTCCACTGAAACAATTGGCTTTTGGACTTAAATTATTAATAGATGAACAAAAAATAACTGCATAA
- a CDS encoding AAA family ATPase: MARKTKEKLKTENIAKKLTEEQQNVVNLALKGENILVDACIGSGKTSVIQVLCDKFPIDKKILYLTYNKLLKIEAKNKIKNKNVKVQNYHGFAYGFLRRNGINSSSADSIRIFLRNNISVGAYDVLLIDEYQDITEEISLLLEKIKQENPNIQIVAVGDMSQKIYDNTKLNVTDFIDKFLESYKQISLTFSFRMPKEHANMLGRIWDKTINGVNENCQIEYMELEEIKEFLSTQKPADILCLGPGFSEEMAEVLNYLEENHSDIFNKKTVYASIREKDANLSPKKNSAIFTTYDSSKGLEKPICVIFNFTINYWENRLDKITANYEIVKNIFCVAASRGKEKIIFLNPKESIPLLNEEIIKQYKNFRKRDNDLFLMSEMFDHKFDIDLQDMLKMLEVKKIKTEDTNEIKVQTHDDLIDLTPCIGIYLEASYFDGWDLDKEIEFFIATRYWDSPNMQKKLTLEYKNYIKERNSIKDLTLFFVYLKTQQERYIKQTQPDFVDDNAVDQMHKRLSKVLKKDETIQQECWMDFSDNNVTLKAQGIADVIKNDIVYELKFVSDLTTAHFLQTASYMLALKKEKGILWNIRNNQMHEIRIKNREEFSEKLAQTISKGVYKPKSQREFEESDGSN, translated from the coding sequence ATGGCTAGAAAAACAAAAGAAAAACTAAAAACTGAAAATATTGCAAAAAAACTTACAGAAGAACAACAAAATGTTGTTAATTTAGCATTAAAAGGTGAAAATATCCTAGTTGATGCTTGTATTGGAAGTGGGAAAACATCAGTAATTCAAGTTCTCTGTGACAAATTTCCTATTGATAAAAAAATTTTATACTTAACTTACAATAAGCTATTAAAAATTGAAGCTAAAAACAAGATTAAAAACAAAAATGTTAAGGTACAAAATTATCACGGATTTGCATACGGATTTTTGCGAAGAAATGGTATTAATTCTTCTTCTGCAGATTCAATTAGAATATTTTTAAGAAATAACATTTCTGTTGGCGCTTATGATGTTCTATTAATTGATGAATATCAAGATATTACTGAAGAAATATCTTTGTTATTGGAAAAAATAAAACAAGAAAATCCTAACATACAAATTGTTGCTGTTGGGGATATGAGTCAGAAAATTTACGATAACACAAAATTAAATGTTACTGATTTTATTGATAAATTTTTAGAATCATATAAACAAATTAGCTTAACATTTTCCTTCAGAATGCCAAAAGAACATGCTAATATGTTAGGGCGAATCTGAGATAAAACAATTAATGGAGTCAACGAAAATTGCCAGATTGAGTATATGGAACTGGAAGAAATTAAGGAATTTTTGTCTACACAAAAACCTGCTGATATCTTATGTTTAGGACCCGGATTTAGTGAAGAAATGGCAGAAGTATTAAACTATCTTGAAGAAAATCATAGTGATATTTTTAATAAAAAAACCGTTTATGCTTCTATAAGAGAAAAAGACGCAAATTTGTCTCCCAAAAAAAATTCAGCTATTTTTACAACATATGATAGCTCAAAAGGATTGGAAAAACCTATTTGTGTTATTTTTAATTTTACCATAAATTATTGAGAAAACCGCTTAGATAAAATTACTGCAAATTATGAAATTGTAAAAAACATATTTTGTGTAGCGGCAAGTAGGGGCAAAGAAAAAATTATCTTTTTAAATCCAAAAGAGTCAATCCCATTATTAAATGAAGAAATCATCAAGCAATACAAAAATTTTAGAAAAAGAGATAATGATTTATTTTTAATGTCTGAAATGTTTGATCACAAGTTTGATATTGATCTTCAAGATATGTTAAAAATGCTTGAAGTAAAAAAAATTAAAACCGAAGATACAAACGAAATAAAAGTACAAACACATGATGATTTAATTGATCTTACACCATGTATAGGGATCTATCTTGAAGCATCTTATTTTGACGGTTGGGATTTAGATAAAGAAATTGAGTTTTTTATCGCAACTAGATATTGAGATTCGCCAAACATGCAAAAAAAGTTAACACTTGAGTATAAAAATTACATCAAAGAAAGAAATTCAATAAAAGATTTAACACTCTTTTTTGTTTATTTGAAAACACAACAAGAAAGATACATTAAACAAACGCAGCCCGATTTTGTTGATGATAATGCTGTTGATCAAATGCATAAAAGATTATCAAAAGTGCTTAAAAAAGACGAAACAATTCAACAAGAATGTTGAATGGACTTTAGTGATAATAATGTTACATTGAAAGCTCAGGGGATTGCTGATGTTATCAAGAATGATATAGTTTATGAACTTAAATTTGTTAGCGATTTAACAACTGCTCATTTTTTACAAACTGCTTCATATATGCTAGCCTTAAAAAAGGAAAAAGGTATATTGTGGAATATTCGAAATAATCAAATGCATGAAATTAGAATCAAAAATAGAGAAGAATTCAGTGAAAAACTTGCACAAACCATTTCAAAAGGAGTTTATAAACCTAAAAGTCAAAGAGAATTTGAGGAATCAGATGGAAGTAATTAA